In Setaria italica strain Yugu1 chromosome IX, Setaria_italica_v2.0, whole genome shotgun sequence, the genomic stretch ACAAAGTagtacacatatatatatgcatatatgttCAAGAGTACAGAATAAAGTTTACCAACAGcacctttttcttcttgtttcctTCACGAATAGCTGAAGGACCCCTTCACGCCATCCAAGCTTTCTCCAAGGGATGatctaaaaagaaaaacaaatccaaTAACCAATGTGGGTGTGAGAGATCATGATCAGGTAACCAATTTCAAGGCCAGAGAGACTAAAGTTGAACAGAAAAGGAAATCCACACAATGATAATAACGATCAGAACTTAGATATCTTATGAGTCCAAGATTAGAGTTTTCAAAAGGATGCACAAAACTAGAGTGCAAGAACACAGCAGAATGAATAATAAAAATCTCAAATGTGAATGCATTATGCAAATAAGCCTCTCTCTTAGAAGACTATCCTTTTAATGGCATGTTTTTCTAGAAATAAAGTGATTTCTGTTTCCTTTTCCATGAGCTTTTACACAGTACTACTTCCTaagtaagaaaaataagaaagatAGGGCCATGTTGAACAAAGTGATCTTCTACAATGTCAGAAATCCACTAGATGTAAATACTAATAATTGGCTTATTTGGAAAGCTAAAACCTCAACGATACAGAGAACTGTGAGGATCATTTGGTCATGATCAATGTGATTTTTCTCAGACATTCGAAAGATTGGAAAATAACATAGTCTGGACTTGATAACCATTAGATCAGTCAGGCTACCAGCACTAGGATGTATCAAGGTGGTTGTTGATAACCAAACTAAACACAGCAGCACCTCAGTATCTAGACTGTAATCCTAGTTATAGCTGAGTGGGCATCAGAAGGACTGAACCTTTATTCTTCTGCAGTCTGAAGTCCATGGAGGTTGTGTAACTGAGATGATGAGTGGGCACACTAACATAACGGTTTGCTTGGTAGGAATAACATTGAACAAACACTAAATCCAACTGCTACGCTCACCTATTTCCACAGCTATTTAGCCCCTTCATACCCTATAGTTACAGGCAGAATGCAGTAAACATAATTAAGTAGGCATATGTATAATCAACCTTGTAGTTTAATTTGCTCACAGCAGTCATGAGATGTACAGTAAGTTATAAGAAATTGTTGCATGAAGACTGTTCAAAGACACACTCGTATAAGGAGTGAACCCTTCTGAAAAGTCTGAATCCTTTCTACCTTCTTCCCAATATCTCAATAATTTAACGCTGTTCCTTGTCAGGCAGTTTTAGTTATGTTTAGAAAGCTAACCAATCACGGGAGATGGAGTATCACTATCATTCCTTTCATTTTACACGAACCCACGATGCCATACTTCAACAGTACAACACAACACAGACCCAATTCAACACCCAAGAACACAACGAATGTATTCAGATGTCTCAATTATTCTTACTTGTGCATGCAGTACTTGTACTCCTGGCTCCGGACATAATCCAGTTCCCCTTCCTCAAGCTGCACAACAAATCCAGGCAAAAATCAGCAACCAAAGCACCCATTACAAACAGCAGACACGAAAACAGCACATCCACAGTTCCACACGCCACCACTCACCGGGTCGCCGCCGTAGATGAGGTCGTAGCACTCCGGGGAGAGGCAGCGCAGCACGCAGTTCTCCTTCTCCGTTGGCGAGGACCTGCACACCCACCCCCAGAGCCCGCTGAGGCGCAGCCCAGAGAGACAACCGTTAGAACACAGAAACATCGCGTCAGATGCGTTCCACCAAACAGAAAACAGCACAGAGCGCGTCATCGTAACACGTACTTCTCGACGTCCGTGTAGCAGGCCTCCTTCTTCTGCCGTATCTCGTTGTCCTGCACCACGGAGCTCGGCAAACGCGATGAGAAGGGTACAGGAAGAGGCGGAGAGATGACAGGGTCAGGCGGGGAGACGTACGGAGATGGGGCGCCGAGAAGACTTGGCTGCGGCGGAGGCGAAGAGGAGAGCGAGCGTGAGGACTAGGAGACAGCAGGCGGAGGGGAATCGCCGTAGACTCCGGTGGGGCGGATGCTTCGGCGACCGGGAAGACATGGCTCAGGGTGGATCCAGTCCGCTGGCAGGAGCGGGGATGTTGTGATGCTGCCTGCCTGCGCCTGCGGACGTTGTGATGTTGTCAACGCATCTGAATTGTTACATCTCTGAGCGATTTGAAATCTGATTGTATGAATAGCTGCCGTTGCCATTTCAGGAACTGGCAGTTTACTGTACTGATATTTATGAGAATGTGCGAATTGTGATCACGTAAAAGATACCAATAGCCATCGCAAAAGTTAGGCTGCGTCAGAATCTGTTCCGAGCACAAATTCAGTGCTGGAAATTTTCATGAGAAATTTGGATACTTTGTTTAACGCACAAATGCACGCTGCATTCCAGGCTGAAACATTACACAAATTTGTGCGGACAAGCTGGAACAATGTACATTTTGCCCAGTCATGTTTCTCCATACCTTTCCTCTTTGCTTTCGTCAAACTGCCACATGTTTCTTCT encodes the following:
- the LOC111255830 gene encoding uncharacterized protein LOC111255830; protein product: MSSRSPKHPPHRSLRRFPSACCLLVLTLALLFASAAAKSSRRPISDNEIRQKKEACYTDVENGLWGWVCRSSPTEKENCVLRCLSPECYDLIYGGDPLEEGELDYVRSQEYKYCMHKSSLGESLDGVKGSFSYS